One window of the Sphaerochaeta associata genome contains the following:
- the phnC gene encoding phosphonate ABC transporter ATP-binding protein: protein MVEIKELVKRYPSGQEALKSVSLTLKENTVMALIGPSGAGKSTLIRCINRLVEPTSGSIMINGVNVCDLGKKELRLRRRKIGMIFQEYALVDRLTVMENVLSGQLGYVGFWPSTLRRFPQEVVTQAYTLLERVGLSDFVDNRADQLSGGQRQRVGIARALIQNPELLLVDEPTASLDPKTSRQVMRLIVELVQERNLQCIINIHDVVLAKQFAQRIVGLQDGRIVFEGQSADLDVNVLNTIYGEEDWNISKKKKEDEDDEADIFSMGE from the coding sequence ATGGTTGAAATCAAGGAATTGGTTAAAAGGTATCCATCAGGACAAGAAGCGCTTAAAAGTGTGTCGTTGACACTGAAAGAGAATACTGTCATGGCACTTATAGGCCCTTCAGGAGCAGGAAAGAGTACCTTGATCAGGTGTATCAACCGCTTGGTGGAACCCACCTCCGGTTCAATTATGATAAATGGCGTCAATGTCTGTGATCTCGGTAAAAAGGAACTTCGCTTGAGACGCAGGAAAATTGGTATGATTTTCCAGGAATACGCCTTGGTTGATCGATTGACGGTTATGGAGAATGTACTTTCAGGTCAACTTGGATATGTTGGTTTTTGGCCCAGCACTTTGCGTCGTTTTCCTCAAGAAGTGGTCACTCAAGCCTACACACTGCTTGAGCGTGTGGGACTATCGGACTTTGTCGACAACCGTGCTGACCAGCTTTCAGGCGGGCAACGGCAGCGGGTGGGTATCGCCCGTGCCCTTATCCAGAATCCAGAACTCCTGTTGGTGGACGAGCCGACGGCAAGCTTGGATCCCAAAACCAGCAGGCAGGTTATGCGCTTGATTGTAGAATTGGTGCAGGAGCGTAATCTGCAGTGCATCATCAATATCCATGATGTGGTTCTAGCCAAGCAGTTTGCACAACGAATCGTTGGTCTTCAGGATGGTAGGATTGTCTTCGAAGGACAAAGTGCTGATTTGGATGTCAATGTCCTCAATACGATTTATGGAGAAGAAGATTGGAATATTTCGAAGAAAAAGAAAGAAGATGAGGACGACGAAGCCGACATCTTTTCCATGGGAGAGTGA
- the phnE gene encoding phosphonate ABC transporter, permease protein PhnE, which translates to MQKVQTTWRKKRKIESPFLRYGILVLVLVYLYLAGKGIQVDSDRVARGLSRVGLLFSGFFQPDFQSRGKYIVEGILESVAMTLASSAFAMVLAIPLALGASRNIVPKWVYLICRVFLMLIRSLHVVILGIIFVIMFGYGPLAGVLTLVVNGVGFIGKLLAEDIENIQEEQLEAIRATGANWLQTVVYAVWPQVSTRFIGLSIYRADISFRQSTVIGIVGAGGIGAVLDTAMGRYDYHTAGAILLVIIIMVLVTEYGSSAIRRRIV; encoded by the coding sequence ATGCAAAAGGTGCAAACTACATGGAGAAAGAAACGAAAGATTGAAAGCCCTTTCCTGCGATACGGCATTCTTGTACTGGTGCTGGTCTACTTGTATCTGGCTGGGAAAGGCATTCAAGTAGACTCTGACCGCGTGGCACGAGGCCTTTCACGAGTGGGATTGTTATTCTCAGGATTTTTTCAACCTGATTTCCAATCGCGTGGCAAATACATCGTTGAGGGTATACTTGAGAGTGTGGCAATGACGTTGGCTTCATCGGCTTTTGCCATGGTTTTGGCTATTCCTCTTGCTCTTGGTGCATCGAGAAATATTGTACCCAAATGGGTATACCTCATCTGCCGTGTCTTTTTGATGCTGATCAGAAGTCTGCATGTTGTGATACTGGGTATCATTTTTGTTATCATGTTTGGTTACGGTCCATTGGCTGGAGTACTGACCTTGGTGGTTAACGGAGTGGGCTTCATCGGCAAGCTGCTTGCAGAGGATATAGAGAATATTCAGGAAGAGCAACTGGAGGCCATTCGTGCCACAGGGGCAAATTGGCTACAGACAGTGGTGTATGCTGTTTGGCCGCAGGTTTCAACAAGATTCATCGGGTTGTCCATCTACCGTGCAGATATCAGCTTCAGACAGTCGACGGTCATTGGTATCGTCGGAGCCGGTGGGATAGGTGCAGTGCTCGACACGGCGATGGGGCGCTACGATTATCATACTGCTGGAGCGATTCTTTTGGTAATTATCATCATGGTTTTGGTAACCGAGTATGGCTCGAGTGCAATCCGAAGGAGGATAGTCTAA
- the phnE gene encoding phosphonate ABC transporter, permease protein PhnE — translation MPIHKDGTTFFWKRRTVSQQRTRFFSFLVILVIFLISSSYIGRQTMWEFVSDAPVQIRDFVSRMFPPDVKYFGRIMPALWDTITISVFGTGIAVVISFLLAIMAAKNTTPNSAVRMVVLTVIVASRSVNSMIWALLIVQIVGPGLLASIIAIAIRSLGMISKLMYEAIEEINKEPIEAITATGATKAQVFMYGYLPQLMPSFVGTSVYRWENNIRESTIIGIVGGGGIGMLLNSSINRLAWDQVMSILIVIFFTVVVAEWVSAKIRKSIS, via the coding sequence ATGCCCATCCACAAAGACGGAACAACATTTTTCTGGAAGCGTCGGACTGTTTCCCAGCAAAGGACTCGCTTCTTTTCCTTCCTTGTCATTCTTGTCATATTCCTCATTTCCTCCTCCTATATCGGCAGGCAGACAATGTGGGAGTTTGTTTCCGATGCACCAGTGCAGATTCGTGACTTTGTAAGTCGTATGTTTCCCCCTGATGTAAAGTATTTCGGCAGGATTATGCCGGCTCTGTGGGATACTATCACTATTTCTGTGTTTGGCACCGGTATCGCAGTGGTTATATCATTTTTACTCGCGATTATGGCGGCTAAAAACACTACCCCCAACAGTGCAGTACGCATGGTGGTGCTGACAGTCATTGTTGCCTCACGATCGGTCAATAGTATGATTTGGGCGTTGTTGATCGTCCAGATTGTTGGGCCTGGCTTATTGGCAAGCATCATTGCGATTGCTATCCGCTCGTTGGGTATGATCAGCAAACTTATGTATGAAGCAATCGAAGAAATCAATAAAGAGCCTATAGAGGCAATAACTGCTACAGGGGCAACGAAAGCACAAGTCTTTATGTATGGGTACCTCCCACAGTTGATGCCCTCATTTGTCGGGACTTCAGTCTATCGTTGGGAAAATAATATCAGGGAATCAACAATTATCGGCATAGTTGGCGGAGGTGGTATCGGCATGTTGCTGAACTCTTCCATCAACCGCCTTGCATGGGATCAAGTGATGTCGATTCTGATTGTTATCTTTTTTACTGTTGTAGTTGCTGAATGGGTTTCTGCAAAGATTCGTAAATCCATATCGTAA
- the phnD gene encoding phosphate/phosphite/phosphonate ABC transporter substrate-binding protein has translation MRKSVVLVLILCFVASFAFAQGAKEQVEPTQYGELDPMYVDKDGDMVADPPADSKQWLDPDTLVFAYAPVEDPAVYEEVFVDFQKHLEAKTGKKVRWFAVTSYATQIEAMRAGRLHVSGFAAGTVQDAVNTGGFVPMVIMGAETGMTGYKMAIIVHKNSGITTIEGLKGKTIAFVSESSNSGYSAPRAILYDQFKMLPTKDYKVAFSGKHDNSIAGVFNGDYDAGAIADTVLQRMVAGNRVPDPAEWMTLVFESQTFPPTAWGVNYRIAPELQAKIRDAFLSYNWAGTLMKETWPENDRFIPVNYEKDYAITRAIRAGSEEVAKLLGE, from the coding sequence ATGAGAAAAAGTGTAGTATTGGTCTTGATTCTTTGTTTCGTAGCAAGCTTTGCCTTTGCCCAAGGGGCCAAAGAGCAGGTTGAACCGACACAGTACGGCGAACTCGATCCTATGTATGTGGATAAGGATGGTGACATGGTCGCTGATCCTCCTGCCGACTCAAAGCAGTGGCTTGACCCCGATACCTTGGTGTTTGCCTATGCACCGGTAGAAGATCCTGCAGTCTATGAAGAAGTGTTTGTGGACTTCCAAAAACACCTTGAGGCAAAGACTGGCAAAAAAGTGAGATGGTTTGCTGTTACCAGCTATGCTACTCAGATTGAGGCAATGAGAGCCGGCCGCCTCCATGTTTCCGGTTTTGCGGCAGGAACTGTACAGGATGCAGTCAATACCGGTGGATTTGTCCCGATGGTTATTATGGGTGCCGAAACCGGCATGACCGGGTATAAGATGGCGATTATCGTACACAAGAACTCAGGTATTACCACCATTGAAGGCTTGAAGGGTAAGACCATCGCATTCGTTTCTGAGAGTTCAAACTCTGGTTACAGTGCTCCTCGAGCCATTCTGTATGATCAGTTTAAGATGCTGCCTACCAAAGACTATAAAGTAGCCTTCTCTGGCAAACATGACAACTCAATTGCTGGTGTTTTCAACGGAGACTATGATGCCGGAGCCATTGCTGATACAGTATTGCAGAGAATGGTTGCAGGAAACCGTGTTCCTGATCCTGCAGAATGGATGACGCTGGTTTTTGAGTCTCAAACATTCCCCCCGACAGCTTGGGGCGTAAACTATCGTATAGCACCTGAATTGCAGGCAAAGATACGTGATGCGTTTCTCAGTTACAACTGGGCAGGTACGTTGATGAAAGAGACTTGGCCGGAGAACGATAGGTTTATCCCGGTCAATTATGAGAAGGATTATGCCATCACTCGAGCTATCAGAGCTGGTAGTGAGGAAGTTGCAAAACTATTGGGCGAGTAA
- a CDS encoding MBL fold metallo-hydrolase, whose translation MQTQDSSNTSLLITSGSTSILVDTSGSPAQALLQRNFNPDLLDAIVLTHAHVDHLYALPSLLHNLWMRKRQKELLIVGNSETLEAAKQLYQFFHLDCKPSLDSIICWADACKQVGDIEIETFSLYHRPQMTTQGYTFFDGTGKVAYFPDSVVQKPYPDCAENSQLLIHEVGGLDVDRQALHHDGHSSAFEVAQLAKTLNAQALLLVHLPPSKAIHSAILEEASGIFPTVRMPMEYSSFIVS comes from the coding sequence ATGCAAACTCAGGATTCTTCCAACACGAGTCTGTTGATTACATCCGGGAGTACCAGTATTCTCGTCGATACTTCCGGTAGTCCGGCACAAGCTTTGCTTCAACGCAATTTCAATCCAGACTTATTGGATGCAATTGTCTTGACACATGCACACGTAGATCATCTATATGCCCTTCCTTCTTTGTTGCATAATCTCTGGATGCGGAAGAGGCAGAAAGAACTGTTGATTGTGGGGAATTCTGAAACTTTGGAAGCTGCGAAACAGTTGTATCAATTTTTCCATCTGGACTGTAAACCGAGTCTCGATTCGATTATTTGTTGGGCTGACGCATGCAAGCAAGTTGGTGACATTGAAATAGAGACGTTTTCACTTTATCACCGGCCTCAAATGACTACGCAAGGGTACACGTTTTTTGATGGAACGGGGAAAGTGGCATACTTTCCTGACAGTGTGGTTCAAAAACCCTATCCTGATTGTGCAGAAAACTCCCAACTATTGATTCACGAGGTCGGTGGACTGGATGTTGATAGGCAGGCGTTGCATCATGATGGTCATTCAAGCGCTTTTGAAGTTGCACAGCTGGCAAAAACGCTCAATGCACAGGCATTGCTGTTAGTCCATCTCCCTCCCTCAAAAGCGATTCATTCTGCAATACTCGAAGAAGCAAGCGGTATCTTTCCAACTGTCCGCATGCCTATGGAATATTCTTCCTTTATCGTATCCTGA
- a CDS encoding APC family permease — translation MGSNNSKLGLFDSVHLLVGGMIGSAIFSLSGITILQAGPASLLSWILGGLILLAYGLQTAELASRYPQSGGIFNFPAQLLGKTREQGRLWGWISAWAYLFGCIAGAAFSAIYIGIYLGVAFPALGSMQVPLGLLAVLFSGALNIARFKITGRATTILTLFLGGTLLLFAIAVFTSGSWDASLLLPFFTQGSGGSTGFLDALPLAMVAYGAIVALSFLVGEVEKPNKTVPKAMAIAMAVVLVFYLAVLVATLGLVSAGFLEANEGLRYIPLYAAASFLPKLSFLTPLISISAVLALVTTMIVTMALAAHTLLSCAENGVLPQFLAKTGKQSGSPLYATAVVVVVTGLFAAFPQLTNILINLGALCNVIVVAIVCVTVLASRKKYPKLEAEHFRAPGGTILPVITLAVLVASYIPSILQGGWQVWVATTAYYLLGMLLYRGRRQSV, via the coding sequence ATGGGCAGCAACAACAGCAAGCTTGGACTCTTTGACAGTGTGCACCTTCTTGTGGGGGGAATGATCGGGTCGGCAATATTCTCACTGTCGGGTATCACCATCCTGCAGGCCGGTCCTGCTTCCTTGCTTTCATGGATTCTTGGTGGCCTCATCCTGCTAGCCTATGGACTGCAGACGGCAGAGCTTGCTTCTCGCTATCCACAAAGCGGCGGGATATTCAACTTCCCGGCGCAACTCTTGGGAAAAACACGAGAACAGGGCAGGCTCTGGGGTTGGATTTCAGCGTGGGCCTATCTCTTCGGCTGTATTGCCGGTGCTGCTTTCTCTGCCATCTACATCGGCATTTACCTGGGAGTAGCGTTTCCAGCCCTTGGCTCAATGCAGGTACCGCTTGGTCTGCTTGCCGTTTTGTTCAGTGGGGCGTTGAATATCGCCCGATTTAAAATTACCGGGAGAGCTACCACAATTCTCACCCTCTTTCTGGGTGGAACGCTGCTGCTGTTTGCCATAGCGGTATTTACCAGCGGCAGCTGGGATGCTTCCCTGCTGCTTCCTTTCTTTACCCAGGGCAGTGGAGGGTCCACCGGTTTTCTCGATGCCCTTCCTCTGGCCATGGTTGCTTATGGGGCGATTGTTGCTCTTTCCTTCTTGGTTGGGGAGGTAGAGAAACCGAATAAGACCGTGCCCAAGGCGATGGCAATCGCCATGGCCGTGGTGCTTGTTTTCTATCTGGCTGTACTGGTGGCGACCCTTGGGCTGGTCTCAGCAGGCTTCCTTGAGGCTAATGAAGGACTGCGCTATATTCCCCTCTATGCCGCCGCTTCCTTCCTGCCCAAACTTTCCTTTCTGACTCCCTTGATCTCCATCTCCGCCGTCTTGGCCTTGGTCACCACCATGATCGTCACCATGGCCCTTGCCGCCCACACCCTGCTTTCGTGTGCTGAGAATGGCGTGTTGCCTCAATTCCTTGCAAAGACAGGAAAACAGTCGGGCTCACCGCTTTATGCAACAGCAGTGGTAGTTGTGGTGACCGGCTTGTTTGCAGCGTTTCCACAGCTGACCAATATCCTGATAAACCTCGGTGCCCTGTGTAATGTCATCGTGGTAGCCATTGTCTGTGTAACGGTGCTTGCCTCACGCAAGAAGTATCCGAAGCTTGAAGCCGAGCATTTTCGAGCACCGGGGGGAACCATTCTTCCCGTCATTACCTTGGCCGTTCTCGTAGCAAGTTATATTCCCAGTATTCTTCAGGGAGGCTGGCAGGTATGGGTGGCCACAACTGCATACTACCTGCTGGGAATGCTGTTATACCGAGGTCGGAGGCAGAGCGTATGA
- a CDS encoding riboflavin kinase: MSIACGVFDGVHRGHQALLSQKPDTVYVLPSSSALVLTTAEEKQALLTAYAGPTAHIEFVDQLPGHSSSEVLSVEPVLYDNLPISSERIQAALLAAQIEDAEAMLGYPYTLYGEVVYGRQLGRTVGMPTVNLKTADEKLLPAHGVYGTITIVDGIRYLGVTSIGPRPTVDNLPTVTIETFLLHFNRELYGQYISLELKTYIRPITKFESLEAVRKKVDEDVLYVMGKNLL; this comes from the coding sequence ATGAGCATTGCCTGTGGAGTATTTGACGGGGTGCATAGGGGTCACCAGGCTCTCCTCTCCCAAAAGCCTGATACCGTGTATGTATTGCCTTCCTCATCAGCGCTGGTTCTGACTACCGCCGAAGAGAAACAGGCTCTGCTCACAGCCTATGCCGGGCCAACGGCTCATATCGAGTTTGTTGATCAACTGCCTGGACACTCCTCTTCTGAAGTGCTCTCTGTTGAGCCAGTGCTCTATGACAATCTTCCTATCAGCAGCGAACGTATTCAGGCAGCCCTGCTTGCGGCACAGATTGAGGATGCAGAGGCCATGTTGGGGTATCCGTACACCCTTTATGGTGAAGTGGTGTATGGCAGGCAGTTGGGAAGAACGGTGGGTATGCCCACTGTCAACCTCAAGACCGCTGATGAAAAATTGCTTCCCGCCCACGGCGTGTATGGGACGATTACCATCGTCGACGGAATCCGCTACCTGGGCGTGACGAGCATCGGGCCGAGGCCTACGGTGGACAACCTTCCTACTGTTACCATCGAGACCTTTCTGCTGCATTTCAATCGTGAACTCTACGGGCAGTACATCAGCCTGGAACTGAAGACATATATCCGTCCCATCACCAAGTTCGAGAGCCTTGAGGCAGTGAGAAAGAAGGTGGATGAGGATGTGCTGTATGTGATGGGCAAGAACCTGCTGTAG
- the gnpA gene encoding 1,3-beta-galactosyl-N-acetylhexosamine phosphorylase, with translation MSDLYNYGSFTMPGESGYEELTLQLAKKWGSDVIRDCDGTKLSDQLLSAGMDVYSTICIIREHNAFINEHPEYQQQVFLESGRVLATSSAVSITLLSGYFTKQFCVNKESTSYWQVYDRTTDTVVPRINWSFDAESDSVTIQGTTQWHHYSVNFLAFRIWEEINMYNHVTNSWDKEPLKQLDPRYPEVQEYLRSWLTTWCEEHPETDVVRFTSLFYNFVWIWGGDERNPFLFTDWASYDFTVSPLALELFTAEYGYRLTSEDFINQGYRNPNHMAWKQKMVDYLWFTNRFVCSFAKELVDIVHRYGKKAYVFYDDSWVGMEPQSEAFGTIGFDGIIKCVFSAFEVRLCSAVPGKLTHELRLHPYLFPVGLGGAPTFKEGGNPALDAQKYWVYVRRALLRAPIDRIGLGGILHLVEGFPDFVDTIADIAKQFRMIKELHQRSSVYKVNLKVGILTSWGKLRTWTCGGHFHEHPDLDLINILESLAGLPYEVEFLNFDEITKNNLESIDVLINAGFAGSSWSGGEHWKDDKIVTMLTEWVHDGGVFMGVNEPSAVQGYANNLRMAPVLGVDVDDGRRLCHGLWKVEQEASQLKLDIRKKDGVYLIDGDTKVLQEKDNLPVVTERSFGKGKGIYLSEYRYSPENTFALRSILEQSKLQESLYCTDNPLVDCAYFPEAKTLVLANGSGQKQRVVVRIGKEFIPAEVEGFAIALISY, from the coding sequence ATGTCTGATTTGTATAATTATGGTTCTTTTACGATGCCGGGAGAGTCCGGGTATGAAGAGCTGACCTTGCAGTTGGCTAAGAAGTGGGGCTCGGATGTCATCCGCGATTGTGATGGCACCAAGCTTTCTGATCAGCTGCTTTCTGCAGGGATGGATGTGTATTCCACCATCTGCATCATTCGTGAGCACAATGCGTTTATCAATGAGCATCCAGAGTACCAGCAGCAGGTCTTTTTGGAGAGCGGGAGAGTGCTTGCCACCTCCTCTGCTGTTTCCATTACTCTTCTGTCCGGATACTTTACCAAACAGTTTTGTGTGAACAAGGAATCAACATCCTATTGGCAGGTCTATGACAGGACCACTGATACCGTGGTTCCCCGCATCAATTGGTCGTTCGATGCAGAGAGTGATAGCGTCACCATCCAGGGTACTACACAATGGCACCACTACAGCGTGAACTTCCTGGCCTTCCGCATCTGGGAAGAGATAAACATGTACAACCATGTGACCAACAGCTGGGATAAGGAGCCGCTCAAGCAGCTTGACCCCCGCTATCCAGAGGTTCAGGAGTATCTGCGCTCATGGTTGACTACATGGTGTGAAGAGCATCCGGAGACCGATGTGGTACGGTTCACCTCCCTGTTTTACAACTTTGTCTGGATCTGGGGCGGTGATGAACGCAATCCCTTCTTGTTCACCGACTGGGCTTCCTACGATTTCACTGTCAGCCCGCTGGCTCTTGAGCTGTTTACTGCAGAGTATGGGTATAGACTTACCAGCGAGGACTTCATCAACCAAGGGTATCGTAATCCCAATCATATGGCTTGGAAGCAGAAGATGGTGGACTACCTGTGGTTCACCAACCGTTTTGTCTGCTCGTTTGCCAAGGAGCTGGTGGACATTGTCCACCGCTACGGCAAGAAAGCCTATGTGTTCTATGACGACAGCTGGGTGGGCATGGAACCTCAGTCTGAGGCCTTCGGTACCATTGGTTTCGATGGGATTATCAAGTGCGTGTTCTCGGCCTTTGAAGTCAGGCTCTGCAGCGCAGTGCCTGGCAAGCTGACCCATGAGCTGAGGCTCCATCCTTATCTCTTCCCGGTAGGGTTGGGCGGAGCCCCAACCTTCAAGGAAGGAGGAAATCCTGCCCTCGATGCTCAGAAATACTGGGTGTACGTACGAAGGGCTTTGCTGCGGGCTCCGATCGACCGTATCGGCTTGGGTGGCATTTTGCACTTGGTCGAAGGCTTCCCTGATTTTGTGGATACGATTGCCGATATTGCCAAGCAGTTTCGGATGATCAAGGAATTGCACCAGAGGTCATCGGTCTACAAGGTGAATCTAAAGGTGGGAATTCTGACCAGCTGGGGAAAGCTGAGGACCTGGACGTGCGGCGGCCACTTTCACGAACACCCTGACTTGGATTTGATCAACATCCTCGAAAGCCTGGCAGGCCTTCCCTATGAGGTTGAATTCCTGAATTTTGACGAGATAACCAAAAACAACCTCGAATCGATTGATGTTCTCATCAATGCAGGTTTTGCCGGAAGCAGCTGGAGCGGGGGAGAGCATTGGAAGGATGACAAGATTGTAACAATGCTCACTGAATGGGTGCATGACGGTGGTGTTTTTATGGGGGTTAATGAGCCTTCAGCAGTACAGGGATATGCAAACAACCTCAGGATGGCACCTGTGCTTGGAGTCGATGTTGATGACGGCAGGCGTTTGTGTCATGGACTTTGGAAGGTTGAGCAGGAAGCATCACAGCTGAAGCTGGATATCCGAAAGAAGGACGGTGTGTACCTGATCGATGGTGATACCAAGGTACTGCAAGAAAAGGACAATCTTCCTGTTGTGACCGAACGTTCTTTCGGCAAGGGCAAGGGTATTTACCTCAGTGAGTATCGGTATAGTCCTGAAAATACATTTGCATTGCGTTCAATACTTGAACAGAGTAAACTGCAAGAGAGTCTTTACTGCACGGACAACCCCCTGGTTGACTGTGCATACTTCCCTGAAGCCAAGACGCTGGTGTTGGCCAATGGGAGTGGGCAAAAACAGCGTGTCGTAGTTCGAATTGGGAAGGAATTCATTCCTGCAGAGGTGGAGGGCTTTGCAATAGCTTTGATATCTTATTAA
- a CDS encoding sugar transferase gives MTFVVAFLYLFQFVYTDRFTNMRMLQFIIVDLSVVAFIFAFHGFELNTLKSKHIIFISTVIGSFLGVLLGMFLVILIFGAQRDIYRHEFIATFVAAIVGIPFFSWMYYRIIMKVIPPTRCVVIGEPKKYKALTDEVQIASHGKVVIDSWITTIEQAEEVSSSIGTKSILIADLALYRKLTELLHGLEKQGVQKYFITDVAEYWLYRIPLQLAEEYRDHYEILLNQAPISQEKRVMDIVLGLMMMLIALPFIAVFGVLIVLNSGFPIIFKQPRIGLYEQYFMFYKLRSLKVDKKAENSENPNGTITQRITLVGKILRKTRVDEFPQFVNILNGTMSVVGPRPEMQVYHDKWIEEIPFYGYRNMVRPGLTGWAQINYGHTTTKEEYIRKTEFDLYYVIHKSILFDIQIIMQTFETFLGMKGGR, from the coding sequence ATGACCTTTGTGGTAGCATTCCTCTATCTGTTCCAATTTGTTTACACAGACAGGTTCACCAATATGAGGATGCTGCAGTTTATTATTGTGGATCTATCTGTAGTAGCGTTTATTTTTGCTTTTCATGGTTTTGAGCTGAATACTCTCAAAAGCAAGCATATCATCTTTATTTCAACAGTCATTGGTTCGTTTCTCGGTGTTCTGCTTGGCATGTTCTTGGTAATTTTGATATTTGGTGCTCAGAGAGATATCTATCGGCATGAGTTCATTGCTACCTTTGTTGCTGCAATTGTTGGTATTCCCTTCTTCTCTTGGATGTATTATCGCATCATCATGAAGGTGATTCCTCCTACTCGATGTGTAGTGATAGGAGAGCCGAAAAAATACAAGGCATTGACTGATGAAGTGCAGATTGCTTCCCATGGGAAAGTTGTTATCGATAGCTGGATTACCACAATAGAACAAGCCGAAGAAGTCTCAAGTTCGATTGGGACCAAATCAATCCTCATTGCTGATTTAGCGTTGTACCGCAAGTTGACAGAGCTTTTACATGGTTTGGAGAAACAGGGCGTCCAGAAATATTTCATTACTGATGTAGCAGAATATTGGCTCTATAGAATCCCCTTGCAGTTGGCTGAAGAGTATCGTGATCACTATGAGATTCTCCTCAATCAAGCACCAATTTCACAAGAAAAACGGGTGATGGATATTGTCCTTGGATTGATGATGATGCTTATTGCTTTACCATTTATTGCTGTATTCGGCGTCTTGATTGTTCTGAATTCGGGTTTCCCCATTATCTTCAAGCAACCCAGGATTGGCTTATATGAGCAGTACTTTATGTTCTATAAGCTGAGAAGTCTTAAAGTAGATAAGAAAGCAGAGAATTCAGAGAATCCCAACGGGACCATTACACAGCGGATTACGCTAGTCGGAAAAATTCTTCGCAAGACCCGTGTTGATGAGTTCCCGCAGTTCGTAAATATTCTTAATGGTACGATGTCTGTTGTAGGCCCAAGGCCTGAGATGCAGGTCTACCATGATAAGTGGATTGAAGAAATCCCGTTCTATGGCTATCGCAACATGGTTCGACCCGGTCTTACCGGATGGGCTCAGATCAATTATGGGCATACTACAACCAAAGAAGAGTATATCCGCAAGACAGAATTTGATTTGTACTATGTAATACATAAATCAATTCTCTTTGATATTCAGATCATCATGCAGACGTTCGAGACCTTTCTGGGAATGAAGGGTGGTAGGTAA